The following is a genomic window from Aphis gossypii isolate Hap1 chromosome X, ASM2018417v2, whole genome shotgun sequence.
tataatatatatatatgtattttaatttatacctgatatttgtttgaaaattgatgtatttattactttgtgaatcaattaattattataaattctaattgaatttttttataataactaatattacattaatgtagtattgtaaattaaaatcaagtaATAACAacattctttaataatatgaatttgaatttaattaaaaagcaaataattgaacagttacaatataatatagataatattataaacttataaaaaatatagaagcaTAAATGTAAAAGAGATGGTTTATGagtcgattaaaaatataaaggctatactgaaaaaataatatgaaattcaatttatataaattatatattaaaaaaaaattgaagatttAAGTAGCACTGTTGAGAATACTGTCTTCTAACGATTTGTAAATGGTCATGTCAATATCCATCctggaaaaaaataagatatttaagtaattgtaCTAGCTTAGgcttcataaataataagtatggaattaaaaaactatttcttttaacaagtttaaatagaaattataattggtcgcaacataatatagtgactaataaatagaattattgaaataaaataagaaattaaaagtaaatcattaaaaaacattaaaattgttcttgaatgtaatataagtaaaattacatTCTAAGATAGATGTAGtagaagtaaaattaatgCACTCAATGCTAATCATCACTAGCACAAGCAActtgtctattataataacattttgattaaCACTACTTatttacaacaataacaaataaggaaaatatgaatattaataatggttCATTCTAATTGTAATTAACATAATGTGAACATTCTTGAATGTACAAAATAGTTCAATTTTAGAATACAATTGAACTTACTTTTTGAATTCATTAGCAACATCGTCTAATTTAGATGGTGGGCAGACCATTGCTGTTCTTGTATATGTTGGATTAAATAATGGCATCACATACTTATTCCCAATTAGTGGAAGTTCCTCAAGTGTTACTTCAGATATTTTCTTGATAAGTTTTCTAAACATgtgtcaaaattataaataagaataatttaacaataacatgcaattatgttatttagtatttacctattataatcaggcgacaaatttctaaaatgaaaCAGTACAGACTGTGTAATTAAGTCACCTATTGACTTTTCTCTTTCTGCAATTTCAAAGATAACAGAACATTTTGCGGATTCAAATAGTGTTGAGTCCCAAACTGCACCATTGATTAAATGAGACTCCTGCCatagaaaaataacttattaaatcaatatattaatttaaacaataacaataataaaacattaatttaatttgttgttataaattatcttgtccgaatatttttattatatttgatagaaaaaaaaagaaaaaaccatTTCAtgtagacatattattatcaatgaacttagtgtataggtatattaaataaatattgagttcaaatttgatattttacaaaaaatagttCGATTAAACataccattatatttttagtttctttaTATGCAGCAGGTACGTTTACGGAACGATAAAAATGTAGCAACAGTAATCCTTCATTGGGTCTTGGAGTAATACTATATGAATATGCATGACCAAGTCCACGAATATTTTTCCACATTGGCCCCTATCGAAtggaaaaaagtttaaaaaacaattatgggaaaaaatattttaatttttaattttattttttttattcataacataCTTctaattgtgtaaaatattgcaaaaatactaataaagcTGGCATATCTGGATGATTAAAGTCATCGATACAATCAGCTACTTGTATGAAATAACTTGATTCAATGGCACCCATACCAACAGCACAAGCTCGTATGGTACACTGATTATTAggcaaaatatattcatagtcAAAAACAGTTTCAAATCTGCAACATATGTAAataccattttatttaaaatttacatatatatagttatgctTATTGACTTCATTACTCACGATTTTTCAGAACATTCAACATTTGGAGGAAGTAGTTTTTCTAATAGTGAAGATGCGTTAGGTTTAATTTCACACAATCGATCTAAATCAGCagataaatgcatttttatactatttggaTTGGCTAAAATCATTTTCACATTATTCAAATCATCGGTAACAGATGCCCACCCTTCATCAGATTCtatatagttttgtaaatttgACAAGAATTTATGTTGTCTCAATGTACTGCACGCATAGTGGTTGCTgtctatacaaataaaataaaacaaaattgttttagtttaaaacaatCTGTATCGTGAAATgcttatactaaataatagaaaacaaattatttattatctgcaacgacttactatttttatagattatattacgCAATATATCTCTTAACATATGATTCCCATCTCTTCGATAACTTGAAACttcgttaattatttttgttaaagtaattgaaaatttttcttttgttatttctgtattgaacaaaaaattatgcaGCCACTTGATGcctttatcatatttttctggctccaactaaaaaaattaagaattattaaaattgattaaaaattttcacatgatttatattatttatatatatttttcttgaatgaaataaatgtaatatgattACTTGGaagaataatgaaataacagAAGAGAAAGTTCCACATAAAAAGTGAGATGATGATGACGTTCCTATTTCCGAGTtccaaaacataatatctttTTCTAATTCAGCAATAATATCAGTATGATGAATTTTAATACCATCGCAAATGACTGTACTTTTCATTAACAAATCAACCATAATTGGTAAATACATTCGAAGGTTCATGGGTAAATCTTTAgtattgataaaagtatacatctgcaaaacaaaaaatagttaaaaattaacaaaataattaattgatagatttttaactttgcaaaaaatatacttacatagataaagttacttttaatattatctacttcCATGTATATGGGcgcattagttattttaaatgagtCATGTTGCTTTATAGAATTTGTGGAGAAAGTATTATATGAATAGAATTGTATGCATTCAATATTAGGAATTTTAAGTAATGTTAAAAGTTCTTTGGGTGGTTTTGTCTAaaacacaaacatttattaagaatttttaaaaaatcaaaataaatcctaaaaatattttatagctcTTAGCTCTTACCTCACATTCAACTTTGGCATTCAATAATTCGACTGCCTTTTTTTTCAAGCCCTCTTctcctaatattttttgtcgttCTTGTACTCTTTCTTTTTCTTCATTAGCAAGCTcttcttgtttttttatagaagGTATACCCCTAACAATGACTCTATTACCATTAATCAAATACTTTTCCAATATTCCTTTCCAAAACATGATTTCTTCATTATGCAATTGTTTTAGTAtactcattttattcaatttttgttccaactgaaattataaaaaaatattcatatgagAGTGTTACtaacatttaatttcttggaaatttacattaaatacaaataatattactcacGTCAGTAGAAGAATTTCCATACAAAAAATcttctataattattgaagaCAATTTTTCATGTGGGTAGTTATCTAAGT
Proteins encoded in this region:
- the LOC114132953 gene encoding uncharacterized protein C05D11.1-like is translated as MNNERSGMAPVDVTLSEKHSNRFQLINYSKLESAIPIYKYKCLRTGITVVFGDIEGPLVQGYFTLATEAHDGDGIPHTLEHLIFLGSEDYPFKGVLDLLANRCLASGTNAWTDVDHTCYTISTAGSEGFLSLLPVYLDHILYPTIKECGFITEVHHITYEAEDAGVVYCEMQGRENTGESIVSRNMLENLYPGKCGYKSETGGIMKNLRESTTNNKIRKYHHAFYRPENLLLLISGKIDHSSVFDVLEPFIQKILSKGNRGDYVRPWQNPVDPLTVSSNNAVLFPSDEETNGIISVGFRGPNCLKDYIACQLLLKYLTDTPISPLPKEMVEIADPFCTDVSFDMTAHNEPSITINFENVPIEKMEAEIIPSKLDEVFNKLLIDESYLDLTRLRTFIKRNQLHILSYLDNYPHEKLSSIIIEDFLYGNSSTDLEQKLNKMSILKQLHNEEIMFWKGILEKYLINGNRVIVRGIPSIKKQEELANEEKERVQERQKILGEEGLKKKAVELLNAKVECETKPPKELLTLLKIPNIECIQFYSYNTFSTNSIKQHDSFKITNAPIYMEVDNIKSNFIYMYTFINTKDLPMNLRMYLPIMVDLLMKSTVICDGIKIHHTDIIAELEKDIMFWNSEIGTSSSSHFLCGTFSSVISLFFQLEPEKYDKGIKWLHNFLFNTEITKEKFSITLTKIINEVSSYRRDGNHMLRDILRNIIYKNNSNHYACSTLRQHKFLSNLQNYIESDEGWASVTDDLNNVKMILANPNSIKMHLSADLDRLCEIKPNASSLLEKLLPPNVECSEKSFETVFDYEYILPNNQCTIRACAVGMGAIESSYFIQVADCIDDFNHPDMPALLVFLQYFTQLEGPMWKNIRGLGHAYSYSITPRPNEGLLLLHFYRSVNVPAAYKETKNIMESHLINGAVWDSTLFESAKCSVIFEIAEREKSIGDLITQSVLFHFRNLSPDYNRKLIKKISEVTLEELPLIGNKYVMPLFNPTYTRTAMVCPPSKLDDVANEFKKMDIDMTIYKSLEDSILNSAT